A window from Phycisphaeraceae bacterium encodes these proteins:
- a CDS encoding beta-lactamase family protein: MLFALAVTALAGPSRAISSASAAQESAPSSPPPRSVERIDSVAASVRGASDLPGLGVAVVGVNGAEAIGVDGLRQRGGDEPLLVSDRVHLGSCAKAMSATLAAVLVRDGAIRWDSTVREVLGKSVESIDPSWNDITLIDLLRHEGGAPANPPPEAWAAAWQCTDAPRDCRLAFVRALLESATSQPRGSFTYSNQGYTIAGAMLEAATGRDFESLMIERLLTPLGISSAGFGPTPEAHGHRPNGDVANIDNPRVIAPATGVYMTLEDWGKFVALHLRGDGGAAIPLRSADFDLLHGIPESAPHGEGANSGAAESQERRALGWMAAERPWGGRVLMHAGSNTVWFCVAWLAPERGFALLAVTNQGGSKSAEACDKAVGAALEWHAQRGAEAKSQPSSP; encoded by the coding sequence GTGCTCTTCGCCCTGGCGGTCACGGCGCTTGCCGGACCATCGCGTGCGATATCGAGCGCGAGTGCCGCACAGGAGAGCGCACCATCGTCGCCTCCGCCGCGCAGCGTGGAGCGCATCGATTCAGTGGCGGCATCAGTCCGGGGCGCTTCTGACCTGCCGGGCCTTGGTGTTGCCGTGGTGGGTGTCAACGGCGCCGAGGCGATCGGTGTTGACGGGCTTCGCCAGCGTGGCGGCGATGAGCCGCTTCTGGTGAGCGATCGGGTTCACCTTGGTTCCTGCGCCAAGGCGATGAGTGCGACGCTCGCGGCGGTCCTGGTTCGCGACGGCGCGATTCGTTGGGACTCGACCGTGCGCGAGGTGCTGGGTAAGTCGGTTGAGTCCATCGACCCGTCGTGGAACGACATCACGCTGATCGATCTTCTGCGCCACGAGGGCGGTGCGCCCGCGAACCCGCCCCCCGAGGCATGGGCCGCGGCGTGGCAGTGCACCGATGCTCCCCGCGACTGCCGACTCGCTTTCGTTCGCGCGCTTCTCGAGTCGGCGACCTCGCAACCGCGCGGCTCGTTCACCTACTCGAATCAGGGCTACACGATTGCCGGCGCCATGCTCGAAGCGGCGACAGGTCGTGACTTCGAGTCGTTGATGATCGAGCGGCTCCTGACGCCCCTCGGGATCTCGAGCGCGGGCTTCGGCCCGACGCCCGAGGCACACGGTCACCGACCCAACGGGGATGTTGCCAACATCGACAATCCGCGTGTCATCGCACCGGCGACTGGCGTCTACATGACCCTTGAGGATTGGGGGAAGTTCGTCGCACTCCACCTTCGCGGCGATGGCGGAGCGGCGATTCCACTTCGATCGGCCGACTTCGATCTGCTGCATGGCATCCCCGAGTCAGCACCGCACGGCGAGGGTGCAAACTCCGGTGCCGCGGAGTCGCAGGAGCGACGCGCGCTCGGCTGGATGGCGGCGGAGCGTCCGTGGGGCGGTCGAGTCCTCATGCACGCCGGTTCGAACACCGTGTGGTTCTGTGTCGCATGGCTCGCGCCTGAGCGCGGCTTCGCGCTGCTCGCAGTCACAAACCAGGGCGGATCGAAGTCGGCGGAGGCGTGCGACAAGGCGGTGGGTGCAGCGCTCGAGTGGCATGCACAGCGCGGCGCGGAAGCGAAGAGTCAGCCTTCGTCGCCCTGA
- a CDS encoding ankyrin repeat domain-containing protein: MALLVVIFDGAFAAYLVGRRTAPPALHRAAWRGDLTTIDREIARGVSPDLEDSSGYWSDTTALMFAARAGQAAAVERLLQHGANAGHSGATADGGRSRLPAVSWAAIGGSVEVLRILIDAGAMSGQPKSPQAIVTPIHLVSTAAQRGHTEAFKWLVDRFGTEALFSANGQPISIALAVQAGELDHLRAVLDASESHLGSRDALAELILKWFANDWDYLLIAAVARGRGEVLQEITERYASGDEWNFLVRVAIEASRDDLVPHLIEFGIQPRCTELRIAIGDGASHLIPSLLAAGADPNEPRCRGNSPLMMAIRRNNLAAAVMLVDAGAAIGPSELEWHGTMNEINWADIDSALVDMVIELGGDLNRRDTDGRTILMRAARAGSVHWVRTLLDRGADPDATDHVQAQAINFAGDPEIRDMLKAAMKRER, encoded by the coding sequence ATGGCGCTGCTCGTGGTGATCTTCGATGGAGCGTTCGCCGCCTATCTTGTCGGGCGTCGCACCGCGCCCCCGGCCTTGCACCGGGCGGCGTGGCGGGGAGACCTGACGACGATCGATCGCGAGATTGCGCGTGGCGTCTCTCCCGACCTCGAGGACAGTTCAGGCTACTGGTCGGATACAACCGCGCTCATGTTTGCCGCCCGCGCGGGGCAGGCAGCCGCCGTGGAGCGCCTGCTTCAGCATGGTGCCAACGCTGGTCACTCAGGAGCGACCGCTGATGGAGGTCGGAGTCGGCTGCCCGCTGTTTCGTGGGCGGCGATCGGCGGTTCGGTTGAAGTCCTCCGGATCCTGATCGATGCGGGCGCGATGTCGGGTCAGCCAAAGAGCCCTCAGGCGATAGTGACACCGATCCACCTCGTTTCGACTGCCGCGCAGCGGGGGCACACGGAAGCCTTCAAGTGGCTTGTTGATCGATTCGGGACTGAAGCGCTCTTCTCGGCGAATGGTCAACCCATCTCGATCGCATTGGCTGTTCAGGCAGGTGAACTCGACCATCTCCGCGCCGTCCTCGACGCATCCGAGTCGCATCTCGGATCGCGGGACGCGCTCGCGGAGCTCATCCTGAAGTGGTTTGCGAACGACTGGGACTATCTTCTCATTGCGGCGGTGGCGCGAGGTCGAGGTGAAGTGCTGCAGGAGATCACCGAACGGTATGCCTCGGGCGATGAGTGGAACTTCCTCGTTCGCGTGGCCATCGAGGCGTCGCGTGATGATTTGGTTCCCCATCTGATCGAGTTCGGGATCCAACCTCGATGCACCGAGCTGCGCATCGCAATCGGAGACGGGGCGAGCCATCTCATCCCCAGCCTGCTGGCGGCGGGCGCCGATCCAAATGAGCCGAGATGCAGGGGCAATTCACCGCTCATGATGGCGATTCGCAGGAACAATCTCGCGGCGGCGGTCATGCTTGTCGATGCAGGCGCCGCGATCGGGCCGAGTGAGCTCGAGTGGCACGGCACCATGAATGAGATCAACTGGGCCGACATCGATTCGGCGCTCGTCGACATGGTGATCGAGCTCGGCGGAGACTTGAATCGTCGTGACACCGACGGCCGGACCATCCTGATGCGAGCTGCCCGAGCGGGAAGTGTGCATTGGGTTCGGACACTGCTTGATCGCGGCGCGGATCCAGATGCCACCGACCATGTTCAAGCGCAGGCGATCAACTTCGCAGGCGATCCGGAGATCAGGGACATGCTCAAGGCCGCGATGAAGCGTGAGCGATGA
- a CDS encoding calcium/sodium antiporter yields MLTAVLQLAGGLVLLLLGGRLLVSGAVDAARRLNVSPLLIGLTLVAWGTSAPEMALNLISAAKGRSDLAVGNVVGANICNMALVIGICALIRPLIVEERLVRIEVWLNAVALAALSALALIFEVDRWSAAILLGGFVVYSAWTIYGAQREARSGTAAKNTVTLPGSEDLATHERPPMSWALIILSFVVGLALLTGGGSLASDGATAIALALGIPAAIVGVTIVSIGTTLPELVTSIVAQRRGATDLAMGNVIGSCLFNTGAVFGLVGVIEPPVADGSLHISLIYMVMLGIALIPISRMGSRTISRIEGGGLLLSYLAFLSIAAVQSIRGG; encoded by the coding sequence ATGCTCACGGCCGTTCTCCAACTCGCTGGCGGCCTTGTGCTGCTCCTCCTTGGCGGGCGCCTGCTTGTCAGTGGAGCGGTGGACGCGGCGCGTCGGCTGAATGTATCACCGCTGCTCATCGGCCTGACCCTCGTTGCATGGGGCACCTCGGCGCCAGAGATGGCGCTCAATCTGATCTCGGCGGCCAAGGGGCGCAGCGATCTGGCCGTCGGCAATGTCGTCGGTGCCAACATCTGCAACATGGCGCTCGTCATCGGGATCTGCGCGCTCATCCGACCGTTGATCGTCGAGGAGCGGCTTGTTCGAATCGAGGTCTGGCTTAACGCGGTGGCACTGGCCGCGCTCAGCGCGCTCGCACTCATCTTCGAAGTCGACCGGTGGAGCGCGGCGATCCTGCTCGGCGGATTCGTTGTCTACAGCGCGTGGACCATCTACGGCGCCCAGCGCGAGGCCCGCAGCGGGACGGCCGCGAAGAATACGGTCACACTCCCGGGCTCCGAGGATCTGGCCACCCATGAGCGCCCGCCGATGTCGTGGGCGCTCATCATCCTCTCGTTCGTGGTGGGCCTTGCGCTCCTGACGGGAGGCGGATCGCTGGCGAGTGACGGCGCAACCGCGATCGCGTTGGCGCTAGGCATTCCCGCGGCGATCGTCGGCGTCACGATCGTTTCGATCGGCACCACGCTGCCGGAACTGGTTACGAGCATCGTCGCGCAGCGGCGTGGCGCAACCGACCTCGCGATGGGCAATGTGATCGGCTCCTGTCTCTTCAACACGGGCGCCGTCTTCGGGCTCGTCGGTGTGATCGAGCCGCCAGTCGCCGATGGTTCGCTGCACATCTCGCTCATCTACATGGTCATGCTCGGCATCGCGCTCATTCCCATCAGCCGAATGGGTAGCAGAACCATCTCGCGTATCGAGGGCGGCGGCCTGCTTCTCTCCTACCTGGCGTTCCTGTCAATCGCCGCGGTGCAGTCGATTCGAGGCGGTTGA
- a CDS encoding organic hydroperoxide resistance protein has translation MDTIKPLLTAKATVVGGRNGHAESNDGVIKLDLSVAKEMGGPGKPGTTTPEHLFAAGYAACFGGAVDFVAKQHNKDASKAKITCSTSVGPRDKGGFGVSVKMTVEDGTLPQADLEALVHEAHEKVCPYSHATRGNVPVEFEVRGR, from the coding sequence ATGGACACCATCAAGCCTCTTCTCACCGCCAAGGCCACCGTCGTCGGCGGCCGGAACGGACATGCCGAATCCAACGACGGCGTGATCAAGCTCGACCTCTCGGTCGCCAAGGAAATGGGCGGCCCGGGCAAGCCCGGCACCACCACGCCAGAGCATCTCTTCGCCGCGGGCTACGCCGCCTGCTTCGGCGGGGCCGTTGACTTCGTGGCGAAGCAGCACAACAAGGATGCCAGCAAGGCGAAGATCACCTGTTCAACTTCGGTCGGCCCGCGGGACAAGGGCGGCTTCGGTGTCTCGGTGAAGATGACCGTGGAGGATGGCACGCTGCCGCAGGCGGATCTTGAAGCGCTTGTCCATGAAGCGCATGAGAAGGTCTGCCCCTACTCCCACGCCACGCGCGGCAATGTGCCGGTTGAGTTCGAAGTCCGCGGGCGCTGA
- a CDS encoding RNA polymerase sigma factor, translated as MNQQSAGNDGARVVAKLFETHGDRLHALARRLCGHRADAEDMVQEVFMKALRKWHTFKGTASPGTWLFAIAARSCKARTRRKGGVDRRVPAFSQLLPWHERCVMEIAAEPTGIESGAERKEAVERVQAAIVQLPEHLRLPVIFKDVLELGLNETAQALNLHAGTVKTRLHRARLALRKAMRARSSQIPAPVPIYGKQVCLDLLRAKLDAMDRGDDPLRVPVPKAELCARCGAVFRELDLVQEACAELSEGRMPPALRARIRGLIEHQERTRRAISSEPRRGRRPLTAAGASKVKAKG; from the coding sequence TTGAACCAGCAAAGTGCCGGCAATGACGGGGCTCGTGTTGTCGCCAAGCTCTTCGAAACTCATGGCGATCGCCTTCATGCGCTCGCTCGGCGCCTCTGTGGTCATCGCGCTGATGCCGAGGACATGGTTCAGGAGGTCTTCATGAAGGCGCTTCGGAAGTGGCACACTTTCAAAGGCACTGCCTCTCCGGGGACCTGGCTCTTTGCGATTGCGGCGCGCTCGTGCAAGGCAAGGACACGACGCAAGGGTGGAGTCGATCGCCGGGTCCCGGCGTTCTCGCAGCTTCTGCCCTGGCATGAGAGGTGCGTCATGGAGATCGCCGCCGAGCCCACTGGAATCGAGAGTGGTGCCGAGCGAAAGGAAGCGGTCGAACGGGTGCAGGCAGCGATTGTCCAGCTTCCGGAGCACCTGCGCCTGCCGGTGATCTTCAAGGATGTGCTTGAACTTGGCTTGAACGAGACTGCCCAAGCCCTCAATCTCCATGCCGGAACTGTCAAGACACGACTGCACCGAGCGCGGCTCGCGCTACGAAAGGCGATGCGAGCGCGGTCCTCCCAGATTCCAGCGCCGGTGCCGATCTACGGGAAGCAGGTCTGTCTCGACCTGCTCAGAGCCAAGCTCGACGCAATGGATCGAGGAGATGATCCGCTGCGGGTCCCTGTTCCAAAGGCCGAGCTCTGTGCACGGTGCGGAGCTGTCTTCCGCGAGCTCGACCTTGTGCAGGAGGCATGCGCCGAACTGTCAGAGGGCAGGATGCCGCCAGCTCTCAGGGCGCGCATCCGGGGACTGATCGAACATCAGGAGCGAACACGCCGAGCGATCTCATCTGAACCGCGTCGCGGTCGTCGACCCTTGACGGCCGCTGGCGCGTCAAAGGTGAAGGCAAAGGGGTGA
- the trpC gene encoding indole-3-glycerol phosphate synthase TrpC, which yields MSRTPSVLDQIVQRKRREVSEAKQRVPLDELRDRISELGRPRNFFRAVVDAPPLDRTRIIAEIKRQSPSGGMLRSDFDPVVIARQYHQGGAAAISCLTDTEDFGGSLEFIHLIRDAVPLPVLRKDFIIDAYQIWEARAHGADAVLLIAECLNERDIIDFQILATELSMTTLLEVHDVESLYRAINHVGFPHPGYSLLGINNRDLRTMKTDLAHTLRMVDLVEDRRILVSESGITSAEDLRRLREHGVRIALVGEHLMRQPDPGQALQTLLSG from the coding sequence ATGAGTCGCACCCCATCGGTGCTGGACCAGATCGTGCAACGCAAGCGCCGGGAGGTCTCCGAGGCGAAGCAGCGCGTCCCCTTGGACGAACTTCGTGACCGAATCTCCGAACTCGGTCGCCCCAGGAACTTCTTCCGCGCCGTGGTCGATGCACCGCCGCTGGATCGCACCCGCATCATCGCGGAGATCAAGCGCCAAAGTCCCTCTGGCGGCATGCTTCGCAGTGACTTCGACCCGGTGGTCATTGCCCGACAGTATCACCAAGGCGGGGCCGCCGCGATCAGTTGCCTGACCGACACCGAGGACTTCGGCGGCAGCCTCGAGTTCATCCACCTCATCCGCGATGCCGTGCCCCTGCCGGTTCTGCGGAAGGACTTCATCATCGACGCCTACCAGATCTGGGAGGCCCGAGCCCATGGCGCCGATGCGGTGCTGCTGATCGCCGAGTGCCTGAACGAGCGGGACATCATCGACTTCCAGATCCTCGCGACCGAGTTGAGCATGACCACGCTGCTTGAAGTCCACGATGTCGAGAGCCTCTATCGGGCCATCAATCATGTGGGCTTTCCGCACCCGGGGTACTCGCTGCTCGGCATCAACAATCGTGACCTGCGCACCATGAAGACCGACCTCGCGCACACCCTGCGCATGGTCGACCTGGTCGAGGATCGGCGCATCCTGGTGAGTGAGTCCGGAATCACATCGGCCGAGGATCTGCGCCGGTTGCGCGAGCACGGCGTTCGGATCGCGCTGGTCGGCGAGCACCTGATGCGCCAGCCCGATCCGGGCCAGGCGCTCCAAACGCTCCTTTCAGGCTGA
- the apaG gene encoding Co2+/Mg2+ efflux protein ApaG, with product MTTTTQATLGSECITDGIRVKVVPSYLPTHSDPANGRFLFAYHVTITNEGTKRAKLRSRQWAIVDADGERHEVQGMGVVGHHPDLKPGERFEYSSFCPLNTSWGTMEGSFVMEREDGSAFDARIKRFYLVGPAT from the coding sequence ATGACCACCACCACGCAGGCCACGCTCGGATCAGAGTGCATCACGGATGGAATCCGTGTCAAGGTGGTGCCCAGCTACCTCCCCACGCATTCCGATCCCGCGAATGGTCGTTTCCTGTTCGCCTACCATGTGACCATCACCAACGAGGGCACGAAGCGCGCGAAGCTTCGAAGCCGCCAGTGGGCGATCGTGGATGCCGACGGCGAGCGCCACGAAGTGCAGGGCATGGGCGTGGTGGGACACCATCCGGATCTGAAGCCGGGGGAGCGCTTCGAGTACTCGAGCTTCTGCCCCCTGAACACGAGTTGGGGCACCATGGAAGGCTCGTTCGTGATGGAGCGCGAGGATGGCTCTGCCTTTGATGCGCGAATCAAGCGCTTCTATCTGGTGGGTCCCGCGACTTGA
- a CDS encoding carboxymuconolactone decarboxylase family protein → MSAMKALPGGAEIGKAFAPFFQTIMKDTSGEGGLDAKHKELIALAVGIAARCDACIYTHVEKCLKNGATAREIMDSAGVAAMMGGGPVYTYATVVAAALEHCQGRSGSPATE, encoded by the coding sequence ATGAGTGCCATGAAAGCACTCCCGGGCGGGGCCGAGATCGGCAAGGCGTTTGCTCCCTTCTTCCAGACCATCATGAAGGACACCTCTGGCGAAGGAGGCCTCGACGCAAAGCACAAGGAACTGATCGCCCTCGCCGTGGGCATCGCCGCCCGATGCGATGCCTGCATCTACACGCATGTCGAGAAGTGCTTGAAGAACGGCGCGACCGCACGCGAGATCATGGACAGCGCCGGAGTCGCTGCCATGATGGGTGGTGGTCCTGTCTACACCTATGCGACGGTGGTCGCTGCGGCGCTCGAACACTGCCAGGGGCGATCGGGTTCACCGGCAACGGAATGA
- the dps gene encoding DNA starvation/stationary phase protection protein Dps, whose protein sequence is MSDATPFETRNDLSATIRTRSVVLLQAILADSLDLASQVKHAHWNVKGPHFMPLHELFDTLHEELEGEVDDIAERLTALGGHARGTAREAAKASRLPEFPPDAVDGSAHLKALADRYAALGRSTRQAIAAADDAGDAATADLFTQLVRRLDKHLWFIEAHLQR, encoded by the coding sequence ATGAGCGATGCCACTCCTTTCGAAACCCGCAACGACCTCTCCGCGACCATCAGGACCCGCAGCGTGGTCCTTCTCCAGGCGATTCTTGCCGACAGCCTCGATCTCGCCTCGCAGGTGAAGCACGCTCACTGGAATGTGAAGGGCCCGCACTTCATGCCGTTGCATGAGCTCTTCGACACCCTCCACGAGGAACTCGAAGGCGAAGTCGATGACATTGCCGAGCGTCTCACCGCGCTCGGCGGCCATGCGCGCGGCACGGCGCGGGAGGCTGCGAAGGCATCACGACTCCCCGAGTTCCCGCCTGATGCGGTCGACGGCTCGGCGCACCTGAAGGCGCTCGCCGACCGCTATGCGGCGCTCGGCCGAAGCACGCGGCAGGCGATCGCCGCCGCCGATGACGCGGGTGACGCGGCAACGGCCGATCTCTTCACGCAGCTCGTCCGACGGCTCGACAAGCACCTCTGGTTCATCGAGGCGCATCTCCAGCGATAG
- a CDS encoding aspartate-semialdehyde dehydrogenase: MSFRLPSEPRVAMVGATGAVGHEFLRVLAQRHFPMAELTLFASARSAGARVTFTRDGRAHELPVMPLEEGSLAGFDLVFFSAGKSVSKAFAPAALAAGAVVVDNSSAFRMAPECPLVVPEVNGELLDRIERPAIIANPNCSTIIALVAVHPLHQRAKVKRMVVSTYQAASGAGARAMAELEQQARDFAEGRPLQSEIFGRQYLFNCFSHNSTVGGDGYNEEETKLLLESRRIWNDPTVAITATCVRVPTLRAHCESINLSFETPLGEDEARELLTRAPGVEVIDDRAANRFPEPLLASGRDPVLVGRIRADLSQPAGVGLNLFVAGDQIRKGAALNAVQIAERLLPQSRRSSRSAELVGGAGR; this comes from the coding sequence ATGAGCTTCCGACTTCCCAGTGAACCGCGCGTCGCGATGGTGGGGGCCACGGGCGCCGTGGGGCATGAGTTCCTCCGCGTCCTTGCGCAGCGCCACTTCCCCATGGCGGAACTGACGCTCTTCGCCTCCGCGCGATCGGCTGGTGCGCGCGTGACATTCACCCGGGACGGCCGTGCGCACGAGCTGCCGGTGATGCCCCTTGAAGAGGGCTCGCTCGCAGGCTTCGATCTCGTCTTCTTCTCCGCGGGCAAGTCGGTGTCGAAGGCCTTTGCGCCCGCGGCGCTCGCCGCGGGTGCGGTCGTCGTGGACAACTCAAGCGCCTTCCGCATGGCCCCCGAGTGCCCGCTGGTGGTGCCCGAGGTGAACGGCGAGTTGCTCGACCGGATCGAGCGACCGGCGATCATTGCGAACCCGAACTGCTCCACGATCATTGCGCTCGTGGCCGTGCATCCACTGCACCAGCGCGCCAAGGTGAAGCGCATGGTGGTCAGCACCTATCAGGCCGCCTCGGGTGCGGGCGCCAGGGCGATGGCCGAACTCGAGCAACAGGCGCGGGACTTCGCCGAGGGCCGGCCGCTCCAGAGCGAGATCTTCGGACGCCAGTATCTCTTCAACTGCTTCAGTCACAACTCGACTGTCGGCGGCGACGGCTACAACGAGGAAGAGACCAAGCTCCTGCTTGAGAGCCGCAGGATCTGGAATGATCCGACGGTGGCGATCACGGCCACATGCGTGCGGGTCCCGACGCTGAGGGCGCACTGCGAGAGCATCAATCTTTCGTTCGAGACACCGCTCGGCGAGGACGAAGCGCGCGAGCTCCTCACGCGTGCGCCGGGTGTCGAGGTGATCGACGATCGCGCTGCGAACCGCTTCCCGGAGCCGCTTCTCGCATCTGGACGAGATCCGGTCCTCGTGGGGCGGATCCGCGCCGATCTCAGTCAGCCTGCTGGCGTGGGGCTCAATCTCTTCGTGGCCGGTGACCAGATTCGCAAGGGTGCCGCACTCAACGCGGTGCAGATTGCCGAGCGCCTGCTCCCGCAGTCGCGGCGATCTTCGCGGAGCGCGGAACTGGTCGGCGGCGCGGGGCGCTAG
- the trpS gene encoding tryptophan--tRNA ligase, protein MATPEPLKSAVSSDPSRTTAAPGTGAAGRPRILTGDTPTGRLHLGHWVGSVKRRVELQSTHDCYFIIANYHAFTTRVDQSREIRADTLEIVRDYLAMGIDPERATIFVQSEIPAIHELCFLFAMLLPFNRVMRNPTLKDEIKVKGLGENYSFGFPLYAVGQTSDILSFRPVGVPVGEDQVPHLELTREVARRFNQVFCGVPTDIEDDDHVRHGGVFPIPRADVGKVGRLVGIDGVNKMSKSLGNAVFISDTPKEVEKKIMKIFTGRQSPTEPGDVNNALFQWVDAFIPDTARVAELKERYAKGDNIGDGHVKKELAEHVNALLEPMRKRRAELEGNDDLVLDVLKRGCARANEIAERTLELARKAAGLHFFDRRVSY, encoded by the coding sequence ATGGCAACGCCTGAGCCCTTGAAGTCCGCTGTATCGAGCGACCCATCCCGCACCACTGCCGCGCCGGGCACGGGCGCAGCGGGCCGACCGCGCATCCTCACCGGCGATACGCCGACGGGACGACTGCATCTCGGTCACTGGGTCGGCAGTGTGAAGCGGCGCGTGGAGCTTCAGTCGACGCACGACTGCTACTTCATCATCGCGAACTATCACGCATTCACCACGCGCGTCGATCAGAGCAGGGAGATCCGCGCCGACACGCTCGAGATCGTGCGCGATTACCTCGCCATGGGCATCGATCCCGAGCGAGCCACGATCTTCGTGCAGAGCGAGATCCCCGCGATCCACGAACTCTGCTTCCTCTTTGCCATGCTGCTGCCCTTCAACCGCGTCATGCGCAATCCCACGCTGAAGGACGAGATCAAGGTCAAGGGCCTCGGCGAGAACTACAGCTTCGGATTCCCGCTCTATGCGGTCGGACAGACCTCGGACATCCTGAGTTTCCGGCCGGTCGGTGTGCCGGTGGGCGAGGACCAGGTGCCGCACCTTGAACTCACGCGCGAGGTGGCGCGGCGATTCAATCAGGTCTTCTGCGGTGTCCCGACGGACATCGAAGACGATGACCATGTGCGGCACGGCGGAGTGTTTCCCATCCCCCGTGCGGATGTCGGCAAGGTCGGCCGGCTGGTGGGGATCGACGGCGTCAACAAGATGTCGAAGAGCCTCGGCAACGCGGTCTTCATCTCCGACACACCGAAGGAAGTGGAGAAGAAGATCATGAAGATCTTCACCGGCCGGCAGTCGCCGACGGAACCGGGCGATGTGAATAATGCGCTCTTCCAGTGGGTGGACGCCTTCATTCCGGACACGGCGCGGGTGGCGGAGCTCAAGGAGCGCTACGCGAAGGGTGACAACATCGGCGATGGCCATGTGAAGAAGGAGCTCGCCGAGCATGTGAATGCACTGCTCGAGCCGATGCGGAAGCGCCGCGCCGAGCTCGAAGGCAACGACGACCTGGTGCTGGATGTGCTCAAGCGCGGCTGCGCGCGGGCGAATGAGATCGCCGAGCGGACGCTGGAGCTGGCGCGGAAGGCCGCTGGGCTGCACTTCTTCGACCGTCGTGTGAGTTACTGA
- a CDS encoding CPBP family intramembrane metalloprotease, whose amino-acid sequence MALILPLLVVQVIASSGAAAAVPTAGTVGGVAGGTAAGAVIERSSVFMAAARIAASSTTAPISAADTESAEEPVVATAGAARQDPNPASAERAATTQPKSGGGWFALLLMVLWGSASVALLVGWRGWRPGPLDGPAWRPTVPGGLAAAVVLILSGAFGAALLRVALGSEVESSWLTAAALGAQCIAVAALMATRHLWMTRSECHPSSAWWSLAGGVFGLFVAWPLVQFASMAGATLQSILGAGSAPVVAHETLRKMEQGGFSFETALLVIGAVVIAPVVEEVLYRGVLQQTLRRAGASARGAILITTTLFTIMHLGDGAIDQESAWTALPALFVLGLLFGVLYERSGRLAAPIAAHALFNLVNVLVMLLRAAPAEAGV is encoded by the coding sequence ATGGCGCTGATCCTTCCGCTCCTGGTGGTGCAAGTTATAGCGTCGTCGGGTGCGGCTGCGGCAGTTCCCACGGCGGGAACCGTTGGGGGAGTCGCGGGGGGCACCGCGGCGGGCGCCGTCATTGAGCGGTCGAGCGTGTTCATGGCGGCGGCACGGATCGCTGCGTCGTCTACGACCGCGCCAATTTCGGCCGCAGACACTGAGAGCGCAGAAGAACCCGTGGTGGCGACAGCTGGCGCTGCACGGCAAGACCCGAACCCGGCCAGCGCCGAGCGGGCCGCCACGACGCAGCCGAAGTCCGGTGGCGGGTGGTTCGCTCTCCTGTTGATGGTGCTCTGGGGAAGCGCCTCGGTCGCCCTCTTGGTGGGATGGCGCGGTTGGCGACCGGGGCCACTTGACGGCCCGGCATGGCGTCCCACCGTTCCGGGCGGTCTGGCGGCGGCGGTCGTACTCATTCTCTCGGGAGCCTTTGGCGCGGCATTGCTGCGCGTGGCGCTCGGATCCGAGGTGGAGTCGTCGTGGCTCACGGCGGCGGCGCTTGGAGCGCAGTGCATCGCCGTGGCGGCGCTCATGGCCACGCGGCATCTCTGGATGACTCGGAGCGAGTGTCACCCGAGTAGCGCGTGGTGGTCCCTCGCGGGCGGTGTGTTCGGTCTGTTCGTGGCTTGGCCGCTGGTGCAGTTTGCATCGATGGCTGGCGCGACCCTGCAGTCAATCCTCGGCGCGGGAAGCGCACCAGTCGTGGCGCATGAGACGCTCCGCAAGATGGAGCAGGGCGGCTTCTCGTTCGAGACGGCGCTGCTCGTGATCGGTGCCGTCGTCATTGCACCGGTGGTCGAAGAGGTGCTCTATCGCGGCGTGCTTCAGCAGACTCTGCGGCGCGCCGGGGCAAGTGCACGCGGGGCCATCCTGATCACCACGACGCTCTTCACCATCATGCACCTCGGCGATGGAGCGATCGACCAGGAGAGTGCGTGGACCGCGCTGCCCGCGCTCTTCGTGCTGGGGCTTCTCTTCGGAGTTCTCTATGAACGAAGTGGCCGGCTGGCCGCGCCAATCGCCGCGCATGCGCTCTTCAACCTGGTGAATGTGCTGGTCATGCTGCTTAGGGCTGCGCCAGCCGAGGCGGGGGTGTGA